A genomic stretch from Vulpes lagopus strain Blue_001 chromosome 11, ASM1834538v1, whole genome shotgun sequence includes:
- the XIRP2 gene encoding xin actin-binding repeat-containing protein 2 isoform X1, with product MARYQAAVSRGDCRSFSANIMEESRMCTVPGGLARVKKQFEKDKIASSCNTLSQYQYQHEKRSEQEVIHSRQVDISRSSQEMERIEQEASKPHKSDVLGTEMASHLEKHTEERSQASQFHQYVQETVIDTAEDEEIPKVSAKFLKEQFEKSAQEKVLYTDKEMTPAKQIKIISEYEETLKPSSVVSTSSTSCTSTSQRKETSSTKHSDHSASSSTLVQVNATPMGKTEEFPPPPPDIFLTPVDVTAFSQSPEFPNPPRIPLVPKELYSKQRNLYELNRLYKHMHPELRKSLEKDYISEVSEIVSSQVNSGSSVSADVQQARYVFENTNDSSQKTLNSEREHLEWDEILKGEVQSMRWIFENQPLDSINNGSPDEDNINKGIAGQEIIAGGDVKYTTWMFETQPIDTLGDHSSGTEENAEKIPELARGDVRTARWMFETKPLDSMNKMHQEESMVTATKDITGGDVKTVRYMFETQHLDQLGQLHSVDEVHLLQLRSELKEIKGNVKRSIKCFETQPLYVIRDGLGQMLEIKTVHREDVEKGDVRTARWMFETQPLDTINKDITEIKVVRGISMEENVKGGVSRAKWLFETQPLEKIKEESEEVIIEKETIIGTDVSRKCWMFETQPLDILKDVPDAEPLRSEEIIGGDVQTTKHLFETLPIEALKDSPDVGKLQKITASEEEKGDVRHQKWIFETQPLEDIREDKKEYIRTVKLEEVDRGNVKNFTHIFESNNLIKFDASHKIEVEGVTRGAVELNKSLFETTPLYAIQDHLGKYHQVKTVQQEEILRGDVRSCRWLFETRPIDQFDESIHKFQIIRGISAQEIQTGNVKSAKWLFETQPLDSIKYFSNMEEVESKTEQVTDIVKGDVKTCRWLFETQPMESLYEKVSLMTGSEEIHKGDVKACTWLFETKPLDTIKDDSEATTKLQTVKQEEIQGGDVRTACFLFETENLDSIQGEEGKEIKAVEMDIQAGDVSSMRHKFENQPLDSISSSSEEVLKKIKALKTEDIQKGNVLNCRWLFENQPIDMIKENHEGDKLVKTVTDVQGGDVRKGCFIFETFSLDEIKEESDCISTKKTITEEVMKGDVKSYRMLFETQPLYAIQDREGYYHEVTTVKKEEVIHGDVRGTRWLFETKPLDSINQSETVYVIKSVTQEDIQKGDVSSVRYRFETQPLDQISEESRDAVPTVDYIQGGDVKAGRQFFESENSGKNTYVRTVSVSEIQKGNVKTSTWLFETHTIDELRGEGSEYENIKTVTQEDLQKGDVKQAVWLFENQTLDSIREAEESTTKVIKEDIPPSDVKTTTWLFETTPVHEFNESRVEKVEIIGKSIKETLEELYSQKVIEAPGIIIEAGEVGDVRMAKYKLMNQASPEIQKEEIIRVDLRNIIMNLLSKRDCTRRIWVSEEEKGNVNLTKTQLLNRSTEFHAEKEEIVSGDVQQAIKNLFSEDRSVKKGILIQEDERGDVNMTIYCLLHENTGDTIKREEVIGGDVKRTIHNLLSSISNNKISERAKIDASERGNVQFFTTCIETGALDYLKQLQEGSNETLTARKQEGEEEIIGGDVEGTKLLLKKRQSQVGRTVNEADIIPGDVQNTVKVFMTEPQTTFCKTPKEEIIKGDLQSTLNSLSQAINQKTVAKTEETIKGDMLTTLKSLRESSHQWRESKQPNAIPGDIEKAIECLEKTASTRTEILKKELIRDDLEISLRNLKEAQRAFKEVDKKGVMKEDVKSVMGGSSEEQKMIHQLAVQRDTKSVLQPRPGPFEPVARWQGGADQTTGKSCHGNLIEERTEVTLPKAPKGTVKIVIDREQNNDALEKSLRRLSNSHHNAIKNVLESGDKMGVRIDTTTEQHRSDEHMSRQLTSTVSAKEYLKTEESETVREQKDAVFHSTQSIDRRVGRQQTQTCKARNDHQKTESFSVKSPKSTPNLKIPTDTQSPRPIPTQGPVNKTVGKTYEVSEDFQKQTLLKQEIQCSHKDMKKKNMNPQRTLPMEQDTANTTEVKISPKSHSKFKATDKKQADVHLRSQDFLMKTNTSADLKMAMEMSLNSTNCNPENNVEESECSLPPPSPPPPPPSNASSEIEFPLPPPPPLMMLPEKNVFPPSLSPEMIKAEFESFPGLPLPPPPEDEKSERDCLSAFPTPLPPPTPSRKPAHLLSSSVQEKHTGTFIQHSQEEAFSLQQTHSQAKVLKGKSGVLLPPPTLPKPKFPKQREDKKNHSSPKVELENFLPDVECKVTPSTDQKRVVLATSSEHTEVKQSTSRRSLDERKQLSMDSMRSLSQTVPETSLPREKTMAPLLKSHSFSAGSGPQSPKPYMRKFKTPLMIAEEKYRQQREELERQKHESSCYHTVNTESANQNRSVLQKTEEEAPLPGTESGVTLVQPNPNPQSHSQEPGVCTDVQLSTTAPVTAAAKGLQHVSAASEDKAVMKAEVLRSSRDSTQQTQHECLEEQLPLPPRKPVSPSFKVKTIKLPTADHKCNETDRTDESCKKQPDCDDQAGSKEQYQKTEKTEVSTEYSHKQSAAGKYCQLPKKERRVTITLPTDPPGKSHESKLRMVPEKQREFRESASGKPPGSERTDQEPAAMGPEEERLRVERKQGHLNKSAQKVVKQKVTDVHLDSQTWNFQQTQTSESQVERKTAPKPSNNLQEEKCLEVKGIQQKQVFSLSKDSKQEITANKSLFSSAKESQQDDGKRAINILESLRKREELRQILSRVQQLEAEPGKGGLEAFQTLLKVMPGWLLSEEKRRRGVCIAAENNLEKIREEVTHIKTQVEGMLVSCESTIQGAMMSSRAEEQGSQPPGLRGTSSWREGAAAQPHVPAAESHVPAVESHVPAVESHVPAVESHVPAAQPHVPAAQPHVPAAESHVPAAQSHVPAAQSHVPAVESHVPAAQLHMPAAESHVHAAQPHVPAAQLHMPAAQSHVPAAQSHVPAHPDGPADHGRGPAGSLKTRPRSPAFITIESSARRPRSPPGDQLPRVPKAHGSAEPPAPGAASAAPPAPAPSPAPGGRSEQLAKLRDATARLAAGAAPCPAAAPAARAERRSEIIRSPASLRRQIKIETRDRASAPSITIPISVAFGGASAGAQGQVRRGEDRAACVHLEAEAQCAGRASGRPAGDLGREAHGWLREWEAGGRLDTNGEADHDIQQESLSFCQEEFGWTSLENTRFAGFPCGGPRELQGSGPAARSPRGQLPGAEARERRAGGPSVGPSAGPSAGPSAGPSAGPSVGPSASRSPGAAGCGLDFKHAPPTYEDVLAGHSLDLADSPKELRSKLQKAWQESEDVFQSLGFADAAATETRATFHLAEASAWRREAATPRQGNMYTLSKDCLSNGVPSSRQAEFS from the exons gagGTAATCCACAGCCGTCAGGTCGACATTTCCAGAAGCAGccaggaaatggaaagaattgAACAAGAAGCTTCCAAACCACACAAAAGTGATGTTCTTGGAACAGAAATG GCCTCTCATCTTGAAAAACACACTGAGGAAAGAAGCCAAGCTTCTCAGTTCCATCAGTATGTTCAAGAAACAG TCATTGATACAGCTGAGGATGAAGAAATCCCGAAGGTTTCAGCtaagtttttaaaagagcagTTTGAAAAGTCTGCCCAGGAAAAGGTCCTTTATACTGACAAAGAGATGACCCCAGCCAAGCAGATTAAA ATCATAAGTGAATATGAAGAGACTTTAAAACCATCATCAGTTGTGAGTACCTCTTCCACTTCCTGCACATCGACCAGCCAGAGGAAGGAAACATCAAGCACAAAACATAGTGACCACAGTGCCTCTTCCTCAACTCTGGTACAAGTTAATGCGACTCCTATGGGAAAGACAGAAGaatttcctcctcccccacctgaTATATTTCTAACTCCAGTAGATGTGACAGCATTTTCCCAGTCCCCTGAATTCCCCAACCCTCCTAGAATACCACTAGTACCGAAAGAATTATATTCTAAGCAAAGAAATCTGTATGAATTAAACCGTTTATATAAACACATGCATCCTGAGTTAAGAAAAAGCTTAGAAAAAGATTATATCAGTGAGGTTTCTGAAATTGTCTCTAGCCAAGTGAACTCAGGGAGCTCAGTTTCAGCAGATGTGCAACAAGCCCGGtatgtttttgaaaatacaaatgacaGTTCTCAAAAAACTCTGAACTCAGAAAGAGAACACTTGGAGTGGGATGAAATTCTGAAGGGGGAGGTGCAGTCCATGAGATGGATCTTTGAGAATCAGCCTTTAGATTCCATCAACAATGGCTCTCCAGATGAAGATAACATCAATAAGGGCATTGCTGGTCAAGAAATTATTGCTGGTGGTGATGTGAAATATACCACGTGGATGTTTGAAACTCAGCCCATAGATACTCTGGGGGATCATTCTTCTGGCACTGAAGAAAATGCTGAGAAAATTCCTGAGCTAGCCAGAGGAGATGTCCGCACTGCCCGGTGGATGTTTGAGACAAAGCCATTAGACTCAATGAATAAAATGCATCAAGAAGAATCAATGGTAACTGCCACAAAGGACATAACTGGTGGGGATGTCAAGACTGTGAGATATATGTTTGAAACTCAACATCTGGATCAGCTTGGACAGCTTCATTCAGTGGATGAAGTTCACCTACTGCAACTCAGGTCTGAGCTCAAAGAAATTAAGGGAAATGTTAAGAGaagtataaaatgttttgaaactcAACCATTATATGTTATTAGAGATGGCTTAGGTCAAATGCTAGAAATTAAAACTGTTCACAGAGAAGATGTTGAAAAGGGAGATGTAAGAACAGCACGTTGGATGTTTGAAACACAACCCTTGGACACAATTAACAAGGATATCACAGAAATTAAAGTTGTCCGAGGAATATCCATGGAAGAAAATGTCAAAGGTGGGGTGAGTAGGGCAAAGTGGTTATTTGAAACTCAACCTTtggaaaaaatcaaagaagagtCAGAAGAGGTCATCATTGAAAAGGAAACAATAATAGGTACAGATGTCTCCAGAAAGTGTTGGATGTTTGAAACGCAGCCATTAGACATTCTAAAAGATGTTCCTGATGCAGAGCCTCTAAGATCTGAAGAGATAATAGGGGGTGATGTACAAACTACTAAGCATCTATTTGAAACACTTCCGATAGAGGCTTTAAAAGATAGTCCTGATGtaggaaaacttcaaaaaatcACTGCCTctgaggaagaaaagggagatgtTAGACACCAAAAATGGATTTTCGAAACCCAACCTCTGGAAGACAttagagaagataaaaaagaGTACATACGAACAGTGAAACTTGAAGAAGTTGACAGAGGAAATGTAAAGAATTTCACACATATCTTTGAATCAAACAATTTAATTAAGTTCGATGCATCACATAAAATAGAGGTGGAAGGAGTCACAAGAGGGGCTGTAGAGTTAAACAAATCACTTTTTGAAACAACACCACTTTATGCCATTCAAGATCACCTTGGAAAATATCATCAAGTCAAGACAGTGCAGCAAGAAGAAATCCTGAGAGGTGATGTAAGAAGTTGTAGGTGGCTTTTTGAAACAAGGCCCATTGACCAGTTTGATGAAAGCATTCATAAATTCCAGATAATCAGAGGAATATCTGCTCAAGAAATACAGACCGGAAATGTGAAATCTGCTAAATGGCTATTTGAAACCCAACCTCTTGATTCgattaaatattttagtaatatgGAAGAAGTAGAAAGTAAAACTGAACAAGTGACAGATATTGTTAAAGGGGATGTCAAAACTTGCAGGTGGCTTTTTGAAACCCAACCAATGGAGTCTCTTTATGAAAAAGTTTCATTAATGACTGGCAGTGAAGAAATTCACAAGGGAGATGTCAAAGCCTGTACCTGGCTCTTTGAAACTAAGCCACTTGATACCATAAAGGATGACTCTGAAGCAACCACCAAATTGCAAACTGTAAAACAGGAGGAGATCCAAGGTGGGGATGTTCGTACggcatgttttctttttgagacaGAAAATTTGGACAGCAtacaaggagaggaaggaaaagaaatcaaggcCGTGGAAATGGATATCCAAGCTGGAGATGTCTCCAGCATGCGGCATAAATTTGAAAACCAACCTTTAGATTCCATAAGTTCCAGTTCAGAGGAAGTTTTGAAAAAGATCAAAGCCCTAAAGACTGAAGATATTCAGAAAGGCAATGTTTTAAATTGTAGGTGGCTTTTTGAAAACCAACCAATTGATATGATAAAAGAGAACCACGAAGGTGACAAATTAGTTAAGACAGTGACAGACGTACAAGGTGGGGATGTAAGAAAGGGGTGCtttatttttgagactttttctttAGATGAGATTAAAGAAGAATCTGACTGTATCAGCACCAAGAAAACAATTACTGAAGAAGTAATGAAGGGTGACGTAAAAAGCTACAGAATGCTCTTTGAAACCCAGCCACTCTATGCAATTCAAGATCGAGAAGGGTATTATCATGAAGTGACAACagttaaaaaagaagaggtgatTCATGGAGATGTACGAGGAACGAGGTGGCTTTTTGAAACAAAACCACTAGACTCCATTAATCAGTCAGAGACTGTATATGTTATTAAATCTGTCACACAAGAAGACATTCAGAAGGGAGATGTTAGTTCTGTCAGATACAGATTTGAAACCCAGCCACTGGATCAGATTTCAGAAGAATCACGTGATGCTGTGCCCACTGTGGACTATATTCAAGGTGGGGATGTAAAGGCAGGTAGACAATTTTTTGAGTCTGAAAACAGTGGTAAGAATACTTATGTAAGAACAGTAAGTGTCAGTGAAATACAAAAGGGCAACGTTAAAACATCCACTTGGCTATTTGAAACCCACACCATAGATGAGCTGAGAGGAGAAGGGTcagaatatgaaaatatcaaaACAGTTACCCAGGAAGATCTGCAGAAAGGTGATGTTAAGCAGGCGGTATGGCTTTTTGAAAATCAAACTTTGGATTCTATTAGGGAAGCCGAGGAAAGCACCACAAAAGTCATCAAGGAGGACATCCCTCCTTCTGATGTCAAGACAACTACATGGCTCTTTGAAACCACACCCGTTCATGAATTCAATGAAAGTAGAGTAGAGAAGGTAGAAATTATTGGCAAGAGCATTAAGGAAACATTAGAAGAACTCTACTCTCAAAAAGTCATTGAGGCTCCTGGAATCATCATTGAAGCTGGTGAAGTTGGGGATGTTCGAATGGCAAAATACAAGTTAATGAATCAAGCATCTCCTGAgatacagaaagaagaaattatcagGGTTGATCTCAGAAATATAATAATGAACCTACTTTCAAAAAGAGACTGCACAAGAAGGATTTGGGTTAGTGAAGAAGAGAAGGGCAACGTGAATTTGACCAAAACTCAATTATTAAACCGATCAACAGAATTTCAtgctgaaaaagaagaaatagtgaGTGGTGATGTCCAACAAGCAATAAAAAACCTGTTCTCTGAGGACAGGTCTGTAAAGAAAGGCATCTTAATTCAGGAAGATGAAAGAGGAGATGTTAATATGACTATCTATTGTCTTCTTCATGAAAACACTGGTGACACAATTAAGCGTGAAGAAGTAATAGGGGGTGACGTAAAACGTACCATTCACAATTTGCTGTCTTCCATATCGAACAATAAGATATCCGAAAGGGCGAAAATCGATGCTTCTGAGAGGGGAAATGTTCAGTTTTTCACAACATGCATAGAGACTGGAGCTTTGGATTATCTTAAACAACTCCAGGAAGGGTCAAATGAAACACTGACAGCTAGGAAacaagaaggagaggaagaaataattggTGGCGATGTGGAGGGCACAAAACTCTTACTAAAGAAAAGGCAGTCTCAGGTGGGACGTACTGTTAACGAGGCTGACATCATCCCAGGAGATGTGCAGAACACAGTTAAGGTTTTTATGACAGAGCCTCAAACTACATTTTGCAAGACACccaaagaagaaattatcaaaGGTGATTTGCAATCAACCCTAAATTCCCTCAGCCAGGCCATAAATCAGAAAACAGTGGCTAAAACAGAAGAAACTATAAAAGGTGACATGCTGACCACACTCAAGTCACTTAGGGAATCAAGCCACCAATGGAGAGAATCTAAACAGCCCAATGCCATCCCTGGTGACATCGAGAAAGCTATTGAATGCCTTGAAAAGACTGCAAGCACAAGAACGGAAATTCTGAAAAAGGAGCTTATCCGAGATGACCTTGAAATATCATTAAGGAATCTGAAAGAAGCCCAGAGAGCTTTCAAAGAGGTGGATAAAAAAGGTGTAAtgaaagaagatgtgaaaagtgTGATGGGAGGATCTTCAGAAGAGCAGAAAATGATTCATCAGCTGGCTGTCCAGAGGGACACAAAAAGTGTTCTTCAGCCAAGACCAGGACCATTTGAGCCAGTGGCCAGGTGGCAAGGGGGAGCAGATCAAACCACAGGCAAATCCTGTCACGGGAATTTAATAGAAGAAAGAACTGAAGTCACTCTTCCAAAGGCCCCCAAAGGCACTGTAAAGATTGTCATAGATCGTGAACAAAACAATGATGCTCTTGAGAAAAGCCTTAGAAGACTATCTAATTCACACCACAACGCTATTAAAAATGTGTTGGAATCGGGGGACAAAATGGGTGTCCGGATTGATACCACAACAGAGCAGCATCGTAGTGATGAGCATATGAGCAGACAGTTGACCTCAACTGTGTCAGCTAAGGAATATCTAAAAACTGAGGAATCAGAGACTGTGAGAGAACAGAAGGATGCTGTCTTTCACTCTACTCAATCTATCGATAGAAGAGTGGGAAGGCAACAGACTCAAACTTGCAAAGCGAGGAATGACCACCAGAAGACTGAGTCTTTCTCTGTAAAGAGTCCTAAAAGTACCCCAAACCTGAAAATACCAACAGATACACAAAGCCCTAGACCCATTCCAACCCAGGGGCCAGTCAATAAGACAGTTGGGAAGACTTACGAAGTTTCAGAGGACTTCCAGAAGCAAACCTTGTTAAAGCAAGAAATACAATGTTCTCAtaaagatatgaagaaaaagaacatgaacCCTCAACGGACTTTGCCTATGGAGCAAGACACAGCAAATACAACAGAAGTAAAAATCTCCCCCAAAAGCCACAGTAAATTTAAAGCAACTGACAAAAAGCAGGCTGACGTTCATCTGAGGAGCCAGGACTTTCTCATGAAGACAAATACTTCCGCAGACTTAAAAATGGCCATGGAAATGTCCTTGAACTCAACCAACTGTAACCCTGAAAATAATGTAGAGGAAAGTGAGTGCTCTCTTCCACCTCcgtctccacctcctcctccaccttctaatGCATCATCCGAAATTgaatttcctcttcctcctccacctcctttaATGATGCTgcctgaaaaaaatgtttttcctccatCGCTGTCCCCAGAGATGATAAAGGCTGAATTTGAAAGTTTCCCAggcctccctcttcctccaccaccAGAAGATGAGAAGTCTGAAAGAGATTGTCTATCAGCGTTTCCAACACCTCTTCCCCCTCCAACTCCATCTCGTAAACCAGCAcatctcctttcctcctctgttcAAGAAAAGCACACTGGGACCTTCATACAACATTCCCAGGAAGAAGCCTTCAGTTTGCAGCAAACTCATTCTCAGGCTAAAGTCCTGAAAGGAAAATCAGGAGTACTTTTGCCACCTCCCACACTCCCCAAACCCAAATTTCCCaaacagagagaagacaaaaagaatCACAGTTCCCCAAAAGTTGAACTGGAAAATTTCCTGCCAGATGTGGAATGTAAAGTTACTCCCTCAACGGATCAGAAAAGAGTAGTATTGGCGACTAGCAGTGAACACACTGAGGTGAAACAGAGCACATCTAGAAGAAGTCttgatgaaagaaaacaattatctATGGACTCTATGAGGTCTCTCTCACAGACAGTTCCAGAAACTTCACTACCCAGGGAAAAAACAATGGCGCCTCTTCTAAAATCTCATTCATTCTCAGCAGGTTCAGGACCACAAAGTCCAAAACCTTATATGAGAAAATTTAAGACCCCTTTAATGATCGCTGAGGAAAAGTACAGACAACAAAGAGAAGAGCTGGAAAGACAGAAACATGAGAGTTCTTGCTACCACACAGTCAACACAGAAAGCGCAAATCAAAACAGGTCAGTGCTGCAGAAAACAGAGGAGGAGGCTCCCCTACCTGGAACAGAGTCAGGGGTCACTTTGGTTCAACCAAACCCAAACCCTCAAAGTCATTCTCAAGAGCCAGGAGTGTGTACTGATGTCCAGCTTTCTACCACAGCACCAGTGACAGCCGCCGCCAAGGGGCTCCAACATGTTTCAGCAGCCTCAGAAGACAAGGCTGTGATGAAAGCGGAAGTCCTACGGAGCTCCCGGGACAGTACCCAGCAAACACAACACGAGTGTCTGGAGGAGCAGCTGCCCTTGCCCCCAAGAAAACCAGTGTCTCCAAGTTTCAAAGTCAAAACGATCAAGCTTCCAACTGCAGATCACAAATGCAATGAAACGGACCGCACGGATGAAAGCTGTAAAAAGCAACCCGACTGTGACGATCAAGCCGGTAGCAAGGAACAATACCAGAAAACCGAGAAAACTGAAGTGAGCACCGAATACAGTCATAAGCAATCGGCAGCTGGAAAATATTGTCAACTGCccaagaaggagagaagagtgaCAATAACATTGCCTACAGACCCCCCAGGGAAAAGCCACGAAAGTAAACTGCGAATGGTTCCTGAGAAGCAAAGAGAATTTAGAGAATCTGCGAGTGGGAAGCCTCCAGGAAGTGAAAGAACAGACCAGGAACCAGCAGCGATGGgtccagaggaagagagactaaGGGTTGAAAGAAAACAAGGACATTTGAATAAATCAGCACAGAAGGTAGTCAAGCAAAAGGTCACTGATGTACATCTTGATTCACAAACGTGGAATTTTCAGCAAACACAGACTTCTGAAAGTCAAGTGGAACGTAAAACAGCGCCTAAGCCCTCTAATAATCTGcaagaagaaaaatgtcttgAGGTCAAGGGCATACAACAGAAACAAGTCTTTTCTCTTAGTAAAGATTCAAAGCAAGAGATCACAGCCAACAAGTCTTTATTTTCCTCCGCGAAAGAATCCCAGCAGGATGATGGAAAACGTGCTATCAATATACTGGAATCCTTGAGAAAACGTGAAGAACTGCGACAGATTTTGTCTCGGGTACAACAGTTGGAGGCGGAGCCTGGTAAAGGTGGCCTTGAAGCCTTTCAGACGCTGTTAAAGGTCATGCCAGGGTGGCTCCTAAGTGAAGAAAAGAGGCGGCGTGGCGTTTGCATTGCTGCGGAGAACAATCTAGAAAAAATCAGGGAAGAAGTAACGCATATTAAAACTCAAGTGGAGGGTATGCTCGTGTCCTGTGAGAGCACCATCCAAGGGGCCATGATGTCCTccagggcagaggagcaggggagCCAACCCCCGGGCCTTCGGGGTACGTCGTCGTGGAGAGAGGGGGCTGCAGCTCAGCCCCACGTGCCCGCAGCTGAGTCCCACGTGCCTGCAGTTGAGTCCCACGTGCCTGCAGTTGAGTCCCACGTGCCTGCAGTTGAGTCCCACGTGCCCGCAGCTCAGCCCCACGTGCCCGCAGCTCAGCCCCACGTGCCCGCAGCTGAGTCCCACGTGCCCGCAGCTCAGTCCCACGTGCCCGCAGCTCAGTCCCACGTGCCTGCAGTTGAGTCCCACGTGCCCGCAGCTCAGCTCCACATGCCTGCAGCTGAGTCCCACGTGCACGCAGCTCAGCCCCACGTGCCCGCAGCTCAGCTCCACATGCCCGCAGCTCAGTCCCACGTGCCCGCAGCTCAGTCCCACGTGCCCGCGCATCCCGACGGCCCAGCAGACCACGGCCGCGGCCCCGCGGGCTCCCTGAAGACTCGCCCTAGGTCCCCAGCTTTCATAACCATCGAGTCCAGCGCCCGGCGCCCGCGCAGCCCCCCCGGGGACCAGCTGCCCCGGGTCCCTAAGGCGCACGGCTCGGCCGAGCCCCCCGCGCCAGGTGCAGCCAgcgccgcgcccccggccccggccccatccccagcccccgGGGGTCGCTCGGAGCAGCTGGCTAAGCTCCGAGACGCCACCGCCAGGTTAGCGGCAGGGGCCGCCCCGTGTCCGGCAGCAGCCCCGGCCGCCAGGGCAGAGCGAAGGTCCGAGATCATCCGCTCTCCCGCCTCGCTCCGGCGCCAGATTAAGATAGAGACCCGCGACAGGGCCTCGGCGCCCAGCATCACCATCCCCATCAGCGTGGCCTTCGGAGGAGCCTCCGCGGGAGCGCAGGGGCAAGTCAGGCGCGGGGAGGACAGGGCCGCCTGCGTCCACCTGGAGGCGGAGGCGCAGTGCGCGGGCCGGGCGTCCGGGCGGCCCGCGGGTGACCTCGGGCGGGAGGCGCACGGGTGGCTCCGGGAGTGGGAGGCTGGCGGGAGACTTGACACAAACGGAGAAGCCGACCACGATATTCAGCAAGAAAGCCTCTCGTTCTGTCAGGAGGAATTTGGATGGACGTCCCTAGAAAATACGAGATTTGCAGGCTTCCCCTGCGGTGGCCCCCGGGAGCTGCAGGGGAGCGGCCCCGCGGCGCGGTCCCCACGGGGGCAGCTCCCCGGGGCGGAGGCGCGcgagcggcgggcgggcgggccgtCGGTGGGGCCGTCCGCGGGACCGTCCGCGGGGCCGTCCGCGGGACCGTCCGCGGGGCCGTCCGTCGGGCCGTCCGCCTCGCGCAGCCCCGGGGCCGCGGGATGCGGCCTGGACTTCAAGCACGCCCCTCCGACCTATGAGGACGTGCTCGCGGGCCACAGCTTGGATCTCGCCGACTCTCCGAAAGAGCTCAGGAGCAAGTTGCAGAAGGCGTGGCAGGAGAGCGAAGACGTGTTTCAGAGCCTGGGATTTGCAGATGCTGCGGCCACCGAGACCAGAGCCACCTTCCACCTGGCAGAGGCATCTGCATGGAGACGCG aagctgCTACCCCAAGACAAGGAAATATGTATACTTTGTCAAAAGACTGTTTATCCAATGGAGTGCCTAGTAGCAGACAAGCAGAGTTTTCATAA